The Acidobacteriota bacterium genomic interval GAGACCCCCGGCCGGTGCAGCTCGCCGTCCACGAGCTCGACATCCTGGGCCAGAACTCCCAGCCGCCGCAGGCGAGCGACGGTGGCTTCGTCCCAGACCTCGGGGACCGCCCCCTGCTCGGCCATCTCTTCGAGCAGCGAGGCGCCCGGCACCGCCAAATCTTCTCCAACTTTCGGCTCCAGGGCGTCCACCGCCCGCTGCAACCCTGCATCCGGATAGGCTCGGCGTTGCAGAATTCCCTCCTGGTAGAGGGCGAGAAGGCCCTCCACGAGCATCTCGGTGCTGGCGAAGAGGCCCCGGCGGAAGGGGCTTTGGCCACCGATTCCGCTGGCAGCCTCCACCGCGGCCGCTGGCCCGGCGTCGGCGAGGAGCTGGCGGTAACGCTGGTTGCTGCCATGGCGCCGGACGAGCATGTGGCAGACGGCGTCGCTGAGGGTGCCGATGCCCAACTGCAGCGTGCCACCGTCGCGAATCAGTGTGCTGGCCCACAGACCTACTAACCAGGCGGCGGTGTCCGGTGGCCGCTTGGGCATACTGAAGAGAGGGAAATCCAGGCTGGGCTCGTCGAGGACCGCGTCGAAGACGCTCTCCGGCACCTCGGCGTCGCCGGGCATGTAGGGCAGCCGGCGATTGGTCTGGGCCACCACCGCTACCCCCTCGCCGCGGCGCCGGCGCCCGGCGAAGTAGGGCAGCAGATCGAGGGTCAGGTCGGGATTGGACGAGAGGCTGAACGAGCGCTGGCCGGTAGCCACCGGATTTTCCGGCGGCGCCACCAGCTGGGCGAGGACGTCGAGGCCGTTCCGCCGCAGGGCGTCGGCGACGTCACCGTAGTTGTCCGAGACATAGCTCTGCTGGGCCACCGGATTGCCCAGCAGGCTGCCCGGTGGATAGTAGAACTCGATGACGCGGACATTCTCCGGCAGCTCCCCGCGACGCCGGGCGGTGACGTAGTCGAGGGCGGGCCACGCTCCGTACAGGCGTTCGCGGAGAGGCTCCACCAGGCGGCGTTCGAGCTCGCTGCTCCAGCTCGGTGGCTCGGGGGAGAGGGCAGTGAAGATCTCGAGGCGCAGGGAGGAGTCCTCACAGGCGCGCCGATAGAGCTCGTTGACCAGGTGGTTGGGTTTGCCGAGCCCCAGGGGTAGCCCGACGTGGAGAGCCCTGTGGCGCCGGGAATCGGCGGTGCGCTGGAGAATGAGGT includes:
- a CDS encoding acetyl-CoA hydrolase/transferase C-terminal domain-containing protein; translated protein: MSQPDPRPLSCRSAAHCVDLILQRTADSRRHRALHVGLPLGLGKPNHLVNELYRRACEDSSLRLEIFTALSPEPPSWSSELERRLVEPLRERLYGAWPALDYVTARRRGELPENVRVIEFYYPPGSLLGNPVAQQSYVSDNYGDVADALRRNGLDVLAQLVAPPENPVATGQRSFSLSSNPDLTLDLLPYFAGRRRRGEGVAVVAQTNRRLPYMPGDAEVPESVFDAVLDEPSLDFPLFSMPKRPPDTAAWLVGLWASTLIRDGGTLQLGIGTLSDAVCHMLVRRHGSNQRYRQLLADAGPAAAVEAASGIGGQSPFRRGLFASTEMLVEGLLALYQEGILQRRAYPDAGLQRAVDALEPKVGEDLAVPGASLLEEMAEQGAVPEVWDEATVARLRRLGVLAQDVELVDGELHRPGVSAVAAEVTTEARRRAIAEGFLGSRLLGGAVAHAGFFFGSQAFYQGLRDLPLEARRELAMTRISWTNRLGGDRALKQAQRRHARFLNETMMVTALGAAVSDALEDGRVVSGVGGQHDFVTMAHRLDEARSVLMLPSTRHDGRRLRSNLRYSYGHVTIPRHQRDLVVTEYGVADLRGRTDREVVEAILAITDARFQEEIVGQAQSAGKLPRDYRLSDRCRSNRPERLEDALAPYRRDGFCPRFPLGSELEEVEVDLAQALRSLRPLQHLGGYAPSRLPDLARSLARSFRSPASARPYLQRMGLEKPQDLSQRLQRRAVLLGLARAGLL